TGCTGCTGGTGGCCGTGACCGTGCTCGGGTTCGTGCTCCAGGGCCAGTCCGACCTGGGCCAGCGGATCGTCGACTCGGCGGTGGCCCAGTTCCCGGTGATCGGGGACGAGATCAGCGGGACCGTGAGCCAGAGCCGGCTGCGGGGCAGCGGGCTGGCCCTGGCCGTCGGGGCCGCCCTGGCCCTGTGGGGCGGGCTGGGGGTGGCCGAGGCCGCCCAGGCGGCCATGAACGGCATCTGGAACGTGCCCCGGCGGCGCTACCCGAACTTCTTCCTGCGCCGCCTGCGCGGCCTGGCCTGGCTGGTCATCCTCGGAGGCGGGCTGCTGCTGGCCAGCGTCGTCTCGGGGTTCGCGGCCGCCGCCGACACGGCCTGGTCGGGGCCGGCGGCGGTAGCCGCCTCGACCGCCGTGAACATGCTGCTGTTCCTGGTCGGCTTCCGGGTGCTGACGGTCCGCAACGTGTCGCTGCGGGCGCTGCTGCCCGGGGCGGTGCTGGCCGCGCTGGCCTGGGCGCTGCTGCAGTGGCTGGGCGGCTGGTACGTGGACCGCCAGCTCAGCCGGGCCAGCGCCACCTACGGCGCGTTCGCGCTGGTCATCGGCCTGCTGTCGTGGCTCTACCTGGCCTCCACGGTGACCCTGCTGGCGGCCGAGGTGAACGTGGTCCGGACCCGCAAGCTGTGGCCCCGCAGCCTGGCCCCGCCGCCTCTGGGCGGTCCCGACGAGCGCGCCCTCGAGGGCCTGGCCAGGCAGGAGGAGCGCCTGCCCGACCAGCGGGTCGAGGTCAGCTTCGGCGGCGACGAGGACGCGGGGGCGGCGGGGGAGCGGCCGGCCGAGCGGGGACCGCCGGCTCAGACCCGGTAGTCGCGGACCTCGTCGAGCACGACCCCGCCGCCGACCTCGGCCGTGCCGCCGGGGCCAGGACGGGCGTGCAGGATCGACCCGGCGCCCTGGCGGATCGTCACCGGCCGGCCCAGCTGGCTGACCAGGCGGACGGCGGCCGCGCCGGTGGCCTCGTCCTCGGCGATGCCGTAGCTGGGGGCGAACACCCGGGAGCGGATCCGCCCGGCGGCCTCGTCCTCCCAGGCCCAGCAGTCGACGAAGCCGAGGTCCTCGGGGGCGCCGGCCAGCGCCTCCACCTCCTCGGGCCCCGCCAGCTGGCGGAAGGCCATCTCCGGGGCCCACTCGGCCCGGCCGCGGATCCAGGTGACCCCGTCGCCGTCGAGGAAGGTGGGCACCTCGCCGGCGGGAGGCCGCAGCACCGCCACCGCCGTCCGCTCCCGGGCCAGCAGCCAGCTGGTGCCGACCAGCGGGTGGCCGGCGAACGGCAGCTCGGCCGCCGGGGTGAAGATCCGCACCCCGCCCGCGGCCGGGTCGTCGACGAACACCGTCTCGCTGAAGCCGAGGTCGGTGGCGACCGGCTGGCGGCGGCCCTGGGGCACGGCCGGGCCGGCCAGGAACACCCCCAGCGGGTTCCCGCCGGTCCCGTCGGGAGCCACGAACACCCGCAGCACGTGCAGCT
This genomic stretch from Actinomycetota bacterium harbors:
- a CDS encoding YihY/virulence factor BrkB family protein, whose product is MEQLKRLLQVVDDWQQRHRWVAFPVAVAKKYGEDQAGHRAALLAYYGFFSLFPLLLVAVTVLGFVLQGQSDLGQRIVDSAVAQFPVIGDEISGTVSQSRLRGSGLALAVGAALALWGGLGVAEAAQAAMNGIWNVPRRRYPNFFLRRLRGLAWLVILGGGLLLASVVSGFAAAADTAWSGPAAVAASTAVNMLLFLVGFRVLTVRNVSLRALLPGAVLAALAWALLQWLGGWYVDRQLSRASATYGAFALVIGLLSWLYLASTVTLLAAEVNVVRTRKLWPRSLAPPPLGGPDERALEGLARQEERLPDQRVEVSFGGDEDAGAAGERPAERGPPAQTR
- a CDS encoding PhzF family phenazine biosynthesis protein codes for the protein MAELHVLRVFVAPDGTGGNPLGVFLAGPAVPQGRRQPVATDLGFSETVFVDDPAAGGVRIFTPAAELPFAGHPLVGTSWLLARERTAVAVLRPPAGEVPTFLDGDGVTWIRGRAEWAPEMAFRQLAGPEEVEALAGAPEDLGFVDCWAWEDEAAGRIRSRVFAPSYGIAEDEATGAAAVRLVSQLGRPVTIRQGAGSILHARPGPGGTAEVGGGVVLDEVRDYRV